The genome window CATCACCTGCCCGACGGCGCGGTAGATGGCGCCTTCCCGCCCGTCCACCTGCCCCTTGCGGGCAAATGCCGCCGCGTCGACCTCCGAAAAGCGGGCGCGGCTGCCGTCGCTCAGGACCACATCCATGGCCTGCACGTGGTCGGCCGTCATGCCATACGCAATCGAGTGGCTGCCGGTGGAATTGTTCGATACGATGCCCCCCATGGCCGCCCGGTTGGAACTCGCAGGATCGGGCCCGAACTGGAGGCCCATCGATGCGACGTGCCGGTTCAGTGTATCCAGCACGACGCCGGGCTCGACCGTGGCGGTCTGCTTTTCGGTGTCGACCTCCAGGATGCCGTCCAGGTGCGTCGTGAAGTCCACCACGATGGCCCGGTTCACGGCCTGCCCGGCCAGGCTGCTGCCTGCCGTTCGCGGCAGGACCGGCACGCCGTACTCGGCAGCAGTTTCCATGACCGCCTGGATGTCGTCGGTATGCCGTGGAATGACCACGGCAAGGGGTGTTTCCCGGTAGATGCTCGCATCGGTCGCATACAGCATCCGGTTGTATTCGTCGGCGCGGACGCGGCCCGGGAGACGCGCTTCGAGCGTGCGGAGACATTCCTGTACCACCTAAAGCACCTCCTTGAGCGCCGAAAGCAGCAAGCGGATGTTCTCGGGGCGGCTGTTGAAGCCCATGAGCCCCACGCGCCACACCTTGCCGGCGAGCTCACCGAGGCCGCCCGCGATTTCAATGTTGTAGCGCGACAGGAGTTCGCGCGCGACCGCACCCGAGTCCACGCCGTCCGGGACGCGGACCGTGGTCAGCGACGGCAGGCGGACGTCCTCGGCCACGTGGCAGGACAGACCCATCTCTTCCAGCCCGTCCCAGAACAAGCGGGCGTTCCGGGCGTGGCGCTCCCAGCGCGCTTCGAGTCCTTCCTCGGCCACCAGCCGCAGGGCCTCGCGCAGCCCGTAATTCATGTTGATGGGCGCCGTGTGGTGATACGTGCGCTCCTTGCCCCAGTACTTGCCCACCAGCGACAGGTCCAGATACCAGTTGGGCACCTGGGTCTTGCGGGCGGCCAGGCGCTCCATGGCGCGCGGTCCGAGCGTGAGCGGCCCGAGGCCCGGCGGGCAGCTCAGGCATTTCTGGGTGCCCGAATAGGCCACATCCACGCCCCACTCATCCAGGAACAGCGGAACGCCGCCGAGACTGGTCACCGTATCGATGAGCAGAAGGCAGTCATGCTGTCGGCACAGCTCGCCGAGGCCGTCCAGCGGCTGGCGAGCGCCCGTCGAGGTCTCGGCGTGGACCAGCATCAACACGCGGGGTTTGTGCTGCTCCACGGCCTCCGCGAGCGCATCAAACGAAAAAACCTCACCCCACGGCTTATCCATCCGGTGCACCTTGGCGCCGTACCGACCCGCCATGTCCACCAAGCGCATCCCGAAATATCCGTTCACGCCAATCACCACGCTGTCCCCGGCCTCAACCGTGTTGGCGACGGCGGCCTCCATGGCGGCGCTGCCCGTTCCGGACACCGGAATGGTCACCGGGTTGTCCGTCTGCCACGCGTAGCGCAGGAGCTCCTGCACTTCCCCCATAATGGCCAGGAAGGTGGGATCGAGATGCCCTACCTGGCGGTTCGAAAGCGCGCGCAGCACCCTCGGATGGGCGTTCGACGGCCCCGGGCCCAAGAGCAGGCGGGGCGGCGTATCGAGATCGGTCGTGGAAATGCGGTGGGTGTCCTTGACGTGGAGCATGAAATCGGGGTGGGCAAAGAGAGCCGGTGCTGGTGACAAAAATGGGGTCGAAACTGGCCCGTAGATTATGGGTTGCACGAACGGAATTCCAGACCCAAAATACCATGGCCCGCATAGGACAGTACACCCTCCACGAAATTGAATGCGGACGATTCGGCCTGGACGGCGGCGCCATGTTCGGCATAGTCCCCAAACCGCTGTGGGAGAAGGTCACCCCGGCCGATGCGCGCAACCGGATCCCGCTCCACACCCGATGCCTGCTGCTGGAGACGGGCGACCGGCTCATCCTTATTGACAACGGAATCGGCGACAAATTCGACGAGAAGTTCGGCGACATCTACGGCGTTGACCTGTCCGTGGGCAGCCTGGACACCTCGCTCGCCGCCGCCGGCTTCGGCCGCGCCGACGTCACCGACGTGATCCTGACCCATTTGCACTTCGACCACTGTGGCGGGTCCACCGTGCGGCGTGGAGACCGGCTTGAAATCGCGTTCCCCGAGGCCACCTTCCACGTGCAGCGGACGCACTGGGACTGGGCCCTGGAGGGCAACGTGCGCGAGAAAGCCTCCTTCCTGGACGAAAACCTGGATCCCATTGCCGCCAGCGGGCAATTGGCGCTTCTGGACGGCCGCATGGAGCTCTTCCCGGGCATTGAAGTCATTCCGGTCGACGGCCACACCCGCGCCATGCAGTGCGTGCGGATTCATGACGATGCGCAGTCCATGCTGTACGCCGCCGACCTCCTGCCTACCCACACGCACCTGTCCCCTGCGTGGAACATGGCCTACGACCTCTGGCCCATGACCACGATCGAGGAAAAGGCGCGCCTGTTGGACGATGCCATCGCCGGCGGCTGGGCCCTCATGTTCGAGCACGACCCCGTCGTGGCCGTCGCCGACGTCGTCATGGGCCGCCGCGGCCCGGAAATCACGAACGCGCGGAGCGTGGGGGATGTGTGAGGCCGGGCGATGTGTGAGTTTCAGTCCGACGAACTGACCGGGACGACTACCC of Rhodothermales bacterium contains these proteins:
- a CDS encoding alanine--glyoxylate aminotransferase family protein — protein: MLHVKDTHRISTTDLDTPPRLLLGPGPSNAHPRVLRALSNRQVGHLDPTFLAIMGEVQELLRYAWQTDNPVTIPVSGTGSAAMEAAVANTVEAGDSVVIGVNGYFGMRLVDMAGRYGAKVHRMDKPWGEVFSFDALAEAVEQHKPRVLMLVHAETSTGARQPLDGLGELCRQHDCLLLIDTVTSLGGVPLFLDEWGVDVAYSGTQKCLSCPPGLGPLTLGPRAMERLAARKTQVPNWYLDLSLVGKYWGKERTYHHTAPINMNYGLREALRLVAEEGLEARWERHARNARLFWDGLEEMGLSCHVAEDVRLPSLTTVRVPDGVDSGAVARELLSRYNIEIAGGLGELAGKVWRVGLMGFNSRPENIRLLLSALKEVL
- a CDS encoding MBL fold metallo-hydrolase, translating into MARIGQYTLHEIECGRFGLDGGAMFGIVPKPLWEKVTPADARNRIPLHTRCLLLETGDRLILIDNGIGDKFDEKFGDIYGVDLSVGSLDTSLAAAGFGRADVTDVILTHLHFDHCGGSTVRRGDRLEIAFPEATFHVQRTHWDWALEGNVREKASFLDENLDPIAASGQLALLDGRMELFPGIEVIPVDGHTRAMQCVRIHDDAQSMLYAADLLPTHTHLSPAWNMAYDLWPMTTIEEKARLLDDAIAGGWALMFEHDPVVAVADVVMGRRGPEITNARSVGDV